The region GCCGGCCGCCAGGAACGAGGTCGCGTCCGCGCAGGCCGCGCGGCTGCTCGCGCCGCTGCTCCCCGAGCCCCTCGACCACGTCCTGCTCCAGGCCGACCTGACCGCCGTCGCGCCCGGCCCCCTGGAACGGCCGCTCGCCGAGACGCTGGGCATCCTCGCCGACGTCGAGTCCAAGGGCGGCGCGACCGTGTACCGCTTCACGCCCGAGTCCGTACGCCGCGCGCTGGACGCCGGGCGGACCGCCGACGACGTCCACACCTTCCTCACCGCGCACTCCCGCACCCCCGTGCCCCAGCCGCTCACCTACCTCGTCAACGATGTGGCCCGTAAGCACGGCCGCCTTCGCATCGGCACCGCCTCCGCGTATCTGCGCTGCGACGACGACGCGCTGCTCGCCGAGATCCTCGCCGACCGCCGCTCGGCAGGACTGCGGCTGCGCCGCCTCGCCCCCACCGTCCTGGCCGCCCAGGCGCCGCCGGACACACTGCTGGAGGGGCTGCGGGCGATGGGGTACGCCCCGGCTGCCGAGTCCGCCGAGGGCGATGTGCTGGTCAGCCGCCCCGAAGCGCAGCGCACCCCGCCCCGGACGCCGCCCGTGCCGGTTCCGGAGGGCCCGCCGGTGGCCGACGCCACCCTGCTGGGCGCGGCCGTACGCGCCATCCGCGCCGGGGACCTCGCCGCGACGGCGCCCCACAAACCGGCGGCCGTGTCCGGAGCGGGGTCGGGGGCGGCGGCGGACGCCGGGGCTGGCTCCCGGTTCGGTGCCGGGTCCGGTTCCCGGTCCGGTGCCGGGGCTCGTTCCGGGGCCGCCGCCAGCGGGGGCCGGCTGCCTCGCACCACCTCCGCCGACACCCTCGCCACCATGCAGGCCGCGGCCTTGACCGGCTCCAACGTCTGGATCGGCTACGTCAACGCGAACGGCGCGGCCACCCAGCGCGTGATCGCGCCGGTCCGGGTCGAGGGCGGCTTCGTCACGGCGTACGACCACACGGCGGACGAGGTCCGTACGTACCCTCTGCACCGCATCACCGGCGCCGCCGAACTGGCCGAGGACGCGACGTAGGCCCTACGGCGACAGCTCACGCGGCAGGCGGTCGCTGGGTCCAGCGGTGCCACCAGTGGCGGCGGCGGGGGTGCAGGGCGTGGCCGAGCCAGCGGCCGATCACGACGTAGCCGAGCAGCGCGCCCGTGGTGTTGAGGATGACGTCGTCGATGTCGAAGGCCCGACCCTCGACGATGAGCCCCTGAACGGTCTCGACGGCCACCATCACCAAGGCCGTCACCACCACCACCCGCACCGCGCCCCGCGCCTTGGGCAGCAGCATCGGCAGCAGCACCCCGAAGGGGCCACCGAGCAGCACATTGCCGCCGATCTGCTTCACCGTGTCCCGGAAGGCGGGCTGGTCGAGGTACGCGCGCAGCGACCGTCCCGGGTGCAGATTGGTGTGGACGAGGTCGACGGAGCCGGGCGAGGGCACGAGCGTGGCCTTGGCGAGCGCCGCCGCGAAGCCGACCATGCAGACGAACGCCAGGAGCAGCACCAGCAACCGTGCGGCACGCGCACCGAACGACTTGCGCTGCAGCAGCGCCGTCTCCGGGGTGCCCTCGGGCTCCACGGGCTTGGCAGGCTTGGCGATCCGGGCTTTCCCGGTCCGGGCTTTCGTCGACGGGGCCTTCGCGGACTCAGGCTTCGCAGCCTGGGCCTTCGCGGTCTGCGGCTTCGTGGTCTGCGGCTTCGTGGACTGAGGCTTCGCGGACTGAGGCTTCGCGGTCTGCGGCTTTGTCGTCCGGGACCCCTTCGTCAGAGCCCCACCCGCCCGCGACCCCTTCTTCTGGCCGCTCGCCGCCTTCTGGCCGCCCGTCGTCCGGGAACCCTCCCGCGGCTTCTTCTCCCCCGACCGCTTCTCCGCTGCCCGCTTTACCGTCGTCCTCTTGTCCGCCGTCCGCCGGATCTCCCATCCAGCGATGCTGATCACAGGGACTCCCTCCCGCTCATGGCTCTGTTGTCGCGGCGCTGTCGTCGCGGTTCCGTCGGTCCGTGTTCGTCTTCGCCGCTTGCCCGTAGCCGCCCGTTGTATCCCTACGGCTCTCCGCCACGCCTTCTCGATGGGGGACACTGGTTCTTTGGCCGGCAGCACGAAAGGACCCAGGCGCGTGAATGGACCCCTCATCGTCCAAAGCGATAAGACGCTCCTGCTCGAGGTGGACCACGAGCAGGCCGGCGCCTGCCGCCGCGCCATCGCGCCCTTCGCCGAGCTGGAGCGGGCGCCCGAGCACATCCACACCTACCGGGTGACCCCGCTGGGGCTGTGGAACGCCCGCGCCGCCGGGCACGACGCCGAGCAGGTGGTCGACGCCCTCGTCGCGTACTCCCGCTATCCCGTCCCGCACGCCCTCCTCGTCGACGTCGCGGAGACCATGGCCCGCTACGGGCGGCTGCGGCTGCTCAAGCACCCCACCCACGGTCTGGTCCTGGAGACCAGCGACCGCCCGATCCTCGAGGAGATCCTGCGGTCGAAGAAGATCCAGCCGCTGGTCGGCGCCCGGCTCGACCCGGAGACCGTCGTCGTCCACCCCTCCGAGCGCGGGCAGATCAAGCAGACGCTGCTGAAGCTGGGCTGGCCCGCCGAGGACCTGGCCGGGTATGTGGACGGCGAGGCCCACCCCATCGAGCTGCACGAGGACGGCTGGGCGCTGCGGCCGTATCAGACGCAGGCCGTGGAGGGCTTCTGGCACGGCGGCTCCGGTGTCGTCGTGCTGCCCTGCGGTGCCGGAAAGACGCTGGTGGGGGCGGGTGCGATGGCCACCGCCAAGTCGACCACGCTGATCCTGGTCACCAACACCGTCTCCGCCCGGCAGTGGAAGCACGAGCTGGTGCGCCGCACCTCGCTCACGGAGGAGGAGATCGGCGAGTACAGCGGTACGCGGAAGGAGATCCGCCCGATCACCATCGCCACGTATCAGGTGCTCACCACCAAGCGGAAGGGCATCTACCCGCATCTGGAGCTGTTCGACTCCCGCGACTGGGGCCTGATCGTCTACGACGAGGTGCATCTGCTGCCGGCGCCCGTCTTCAAGTTCACCGCCGATCTGCAGGCCCGGCGGCGGCTCGGGCTCACGGCGACGCTCGTCCGGGAGGACGGCCGGGAGTCCGATGTCTTCTCGCTCATCGGGCCCAAGCGGTTCGACGCGCCCTGGAAGGAGATCGAGGCGCAGGGCTATATCGCGCCCGCCGACTGTGTCGAGGTCCGGGTCAACCTGACCGAGGCCGAGCGGCTGACGTACGCGACCGCCGAGACCGACGAGAAGTACCGCTACTGCGCCACGACCGACTCCAAGCGGAAGGTCACCGAGGCGCTGGTCGCCCGGCACAAGGGGCAGCAGACCCTGGTCATCGGCCAGTACATCGACCAGCTCGACGAGTTGGGCGAGCACCTGGACGCGCCCGTCATCAAGGGCGAGACCACCAACGCCCAGCGGGAGAAGCTCTTCGACGCCTTCCGGCAGGGCGAGCTGTCGGTGCTCGTCGTCTCGAAGGTCGCCAACTTCTCCATCGACCTCCCCGAGGCCACGGTCGCCATCCAGGTCTCCGGCACCTTCGGCTCCCGCCAGGAGGAGGCCCAGCGGCTCGGCCGGGTGCTGCGCCCGAAGGCCGACGGCCACCCGGCGGTCTTCTACTCGGTGGTCGCGCGCGACACGATCGACCAGGACTTCGCGGCGCACCGGCAGCGGTTCCTGGCCGAGCAGGGGTACGCGTACCGGATCGTGGACGCGAGCGAGCTGCTCGCGGACGAGGACGTCTGACGTTCGGCCGGTCACGGTCACCCGTTACCGTCACCCGTCACCCGGTCGCCCGGTCACCCATGACCGTTGGGCACGCTCCCATGGCCATGACATGTGTCATGAGTGACCCGTGATCGCCGACTCTGCCCGGGAGATTCCCCGCCCGTCAGGATCGTGAGTGTCAGCAGGACATGGCACCACACGACGCCGAAGGGGCGGGGACATGGGCATCAGCATCCGCAAACGCAAAACCGCGACCACCGACATCGACCTGAGCGACATCAAGCCGCTGCCGCTGTGGTTCTTCGGCTTCGAGGGCGTCATGGGTGCCGCGTACGACCTGACCAAGGCGTGGGACGACGCCTGGATGGTGCTCATCGCGATCGCCCTCGTGAACGTCGTCGTCGGGGCGACCGTGCTGCGCCGCCGGGTGAAGCTGATGCGCGCGATGCTCAAGAACGCCCACACCCGGAAGATCGCCATCGGGCTGCTCGCGCTCCGCGTCGGCCTCCATCTCGTCCTCGCCGCCGTCGGTGCCCCGGTCACCTCGGTGGCCGGGCATCTGACCGTCGCGGTCCTGATGGGCGCGACGACGGTGACGCTGCTGTGGTTCAACCAGCGCGTGACCTTCCGCGCCCTGCGGCTCGCCTGAGACAAAGACGGAGCCCACGCGGGCCCACAGCCCGGACGGAGGCTCACAGCCCCACACGAGGCCCGCCCGCGAGCCCGCCCGGCCCCTTCCCCGGGGGCCGTCATAATTCATTCGCCTCCCGGACATGCCCTGGCTACAATCGCCGGTCTTGCCGCCTCCCGCGTTCCGAACGGGAGAGCCGCCGCCCGGACGGAAACCGGTCGGCATCTCTGACCGCGCATCCGTACCGCGCACCCGCTTTGTGTACTCGCTTTGTGCACTCGTTGTGTACTCGCTCGCCGGAGGCTACGCCGTGCCCTCGCACGCCCCTGACCACGCAGATCCCCTCTCAGACCCCCATCCAGCCTCAGCCCCTCTCTCAGACCCCCATCCAGCCTCAGCCCCTCTCTCAAACCCCCTCGCGCGGGAGCGCGCCCATCTGACCGACTCCCGCGCCGCGCTGCGCGCCATGCGCGCCGACGTCGAGGCCCTCGACCTCCGGGACGTCGCCGCGAACTGGGTCAACGCCGCAGCGCTGCACCACCAGGTCAGCGAGCGCATCAAGGCCCTCGCCGACCTCGCCGACACCCCGCTCTTCTTCGGCCGGCTCGACTATCTGCACGCACCGGACGCGGAGACGGCGGAGGGCGCGGAGGGCGAGCGGTTCTATATCGGCCGCCGCCATGTGCACGACGCGGACGGGGACCCCATGGTCATCGACTGGCGTGCCCCCGTCTCCCAGCCCTTCTACCAGGCGTCGAAGACCGCGCCGATGGACATCGCGCTGCGCCGCCGCTTCGGCTACACGGGCGGCGAGTTGACGGCGTACGAGGACGAGCGGCTCTCCGACCCCACCGAGGCGGAGCAGACCAGCAAGCTGCTCCAGTCCGAGATCGAGCGCCCGCGCGTCGGCCCGATGCGGGACATCGTCGCGACGATCCAGCCGGAACAGGACGAGATCGTCCGCCAGGGGATCGGCGGCACCATCTGCGTCCAGGGGGCACCGGGCACCGGTAAGACGGCCGTGGGGCTGCACCGGGTGGCGTATCTGCTGTACGCGCACCGCGAGCGGCTGGCCCGCTCCGGCACCCTCGTCATCGGCCCGAACCGCTCCTTCCTCCACTACATCGAGCAGGTCCTGCCCGCCCTCGGCGAGTTGCAGGTGGCCCAGGCGACCGTCGAGGACCTGGTGACCCGCCCGGCCCTGGGCGCGGAGGCTCGGGGCACCGACTCCGCCGACGCGGCCCGTATCAAGGGCGACGCGCGGCTGGCCGAGGTGCTGCGCCGCGCCCTGCGCTCGTACGTCACCGCCCCCACCGAACCCTGTGTGGTGGTGCGCGGTTCACGCCGCTGGCGGGTGCCCGCGTACGAACTGGAGGAGATGGTCGAGGAGTTGCTCACCCGCGACATCCGCTACGGCGCGGCCCGCGAGGCGCTTCCGCAGCGCATCGCGCACACCGTGCTCGTCCGGATGGAGCAGGCGGGTGAGGCGCCCGACGACCGGGTCCAGGACGCGGTCGCGCGCAACGCGGCCGTCAAGGCGGCGGTCAAGGCGGTCTGGCCGCCGGTCGACCCGGCCAAGCTGGTGCTGCGGCTGCTCTCCGACGCCGACTTCCTGGCCGAGCACGCGGAGGGCGTCCTCGACGCCGACGAGCAGAAGACCGTCCTGTGGGCGAAGCCGGGGCGCGGTG is a window of Streptomyces violaceusniger Tu 4113 DNA encoding:
- a CDS encoding VanZ family protein, which codes for MISIAGWEIRRTADKRTTVKRAAEKRSGEKKPREGSRTTGGQKAASGQKKGSRAGGALTKGSRTTKPQTAKPQSAKPQSTKPQTTKPQTAKAQAAKPESAKAPSTKARTGKARIAKPAKPVEPEGTPETALLQRKSFGARAARLLVLLLAFVCMVGFAAALAKATLVPSPGSVDLVHTNLHPGRSLRAYLDQPAFRDTVKQIGGNVLLGGPFGVLLPMLLPKARGAVRVVVVTALVMVAVETVQGLIVEGRAFDIDDVILNTTGALLGYVVIGRWLGHALHPRRRHWWHRWTQRPPAA
- a CDS encoding DNA repair helicase XPB, with the protein product MNGPLIVQSDKTLLLEVDHEQAGACRRAIAPFAELERAPEHIHTYRVTPLGLWNARAAGHDAEQVVDALVAYSRYPVPHALLVDVAETMARYGRLRLLKHPTHGLVLETSDRPILEEILRSKKIQPLVGARLDPETVVVHPSERGQIKQTLLKLGWPAEDLAGYVDGEAHPIELHEDGWALRPYQTQAVEGFWHGGSGVVVLPCGAGKTLVGAGAMATAKSTTLILVTNTVSARQWKHELVRRTSLTEEEIGEYSGTRKEIRPITIATYQVLTTKRKGIYPHLELFDSRDWGLIVYDEVHLLPAPVFKFTADLQARRRLGLTATLVREDGRESDVFSLIGPKRFDAPWKEIEAQGYIAPADCVEVRVNLTEAERLTYATAETDEKYRYCATTDSKRKVTEALVARHKGQQTLVIGQYIDQLDELGEHLDAPVIKGETTNAQREKLFDAFRQGELSVLVVSKVANFSIDLPEATVAIQVSGTFGSRQEEAQRLGRVLRPKADGHPAVFYSVVARDTIDQDFAAHRQRFLAEQGYAYRIVDASELLADEDV
- a CDS encoding HelD family protein, translated to MPSHAPDHADPLSDPHPASAPLSDPHPASAPLSNPLARERAHLTDSRAALRAMRADVEALDLRDVAANWVNAAALHHQVSERIKALADLADTPLFFGRLDYLHAPDAETAEGAEGERFYIGRRHVHDADGDPMVIDWRAPVSQPFYQASKTAPMDIALRRRFGYTGGELTAYEDERLSDPTEAEQTSKLLQSEIERPRVGPMRDIVATIQPEQDEIVRQGIGGTICVQGAPGTGKTAVGLHRVAYLLYAHRERLARSGTLVIGPNRSFLHYIEQVLPALGELQVAQATVEDLVTRPALGAEARGTDSADAARIKGDARLAEVLRRALRSYVTAPTEPCVVVRGSRRWRVPAYELEEMVEELLTRDIRYGAAREALPQRIAHTVLVRMEQAGEAPDDRVQDAVARNAAVKAAVKAVWPPVDPAKLVLRLLSDADFLAEHAEGVLDADEQKTVLWAKPGRGVKSAKWSPADLVLIDEAADLIERTPSLGHVVLDEAQDLSPMQYRAVGRRCSTGSATVLGDIAQGTTPWATASWEEALTHLGKDGAAIEELTQGFRVPREVIAYASRLLPAIAPGLSEATSIREAAGDFSVRAVDPAELDAAVIAACRDALTHEGSVGLIAADARVPALAEALDAAGLTHLSPGEETSAEARLTLVPATLAKGLEYDYVVLDEPAAVVDGEPDERTGLRRLYVSLTRAVSGLTVVHGAALPERLN